The following coding sequences lie in one Cucurbita pepo subsp. pepo cultivar mu-cu-16 chromosome LG13, ASM280686v2, whole genome shotgun sequence genomic window:
- the LOC111808672 gene encoding uncharacterized protein LOC111808672 isoform X8 — protein sequence MASTNSPPNIDSSELTEDLATKALNKRYECLVTVRTKAIKGKGAWYWAHLEPVLIRNPSNSLPKAVKLKCSLCDSVFSASNPSRTASEHLKRGTCPNLSSISLSNASASPLPISSIPSPTFHNHKKRSSPMNAPILTASYQVHSLAMIEPTRSYAPLISSPRTPVAQNPRLSQHQLVLSGGKDDLGALEMLENSVKKLKSPHASPGPRLSKEQIDSAIELLTDWLIESCGSVSLSCLEHPKFKALLSQLGLPSIPRTDILGARLDSKFEEAKADSEARIRDAASFQIASDGWKNKNCCGEESVVKFMVNLPNGTTVFQKALFTGGLVSSKYAEEVILDTVNEICGSDLQKCVGIIADKYKAKALRNLEIKYHWMVNLSCQLQGFISLIKDFNKELPLFRVVTENCLKVANFVSTKSQVRDCLNKYKVQELEGHLLLHVPSPNCDTSKNFSPVYAMLDDLLSCAHVLQMAVLDESYKLACMEDSLATEVSSLIQNERFWDEVEAVHSFVKMIRGMAREIEAERPLIGQCLPLWEELRSKVKEWCAKYSIAEEPVEKIIEKRFRKNYHPAWSAAFILDPLYLRRDINGKYLPPFKCLSQDQEKDVDSLVNRLVSREEAHVAFMELMKWRSEGLDPLYAQAVQVKQRDPLTGKMKIANPQSRRLVWETCLSEFKTLAKVALRLIFLHSTSCGYKCKCSIMNLVCSHRHSRVGLEKAQKMVFVAAHAKLERGDFSNEGDKDAELFSMADGENDILNEERKRKGQLH from the exons ATGGCTTCCACGAACTCACCGCCTAACATTGACTCTTCGGAGTTGACGGAGGATTTAGCGACGAAGGCTTTGAATAAACGGTATGAGTGCCTTGTAACTGTTCGAACGAAGGCTATTAAGGGGAAAGGAGCTTGGTATTGGGCTCATTTGGAGCCTGTTCTTATACGGAATCCTAGTAATAGTCTTCCGAAAGCGGTGAAGCTCAAGTGTTCTTTGTGCGATTCTGTTTTTTCGGCTTCGAACCCTTCGCGGACTGCATCTGAGCATTTGAAGCGAGGCACTTGTCCTAATTTGAGCTCCATTTCTCTGTCTAATGCTTCGGCGTCGCCGTTGCCGATATCGTCCATCCCTTCTCCGACATTTCACAACCACAAGAAGCGAAGCTCCCCAATGAATGCTCCAATTCTTACTGCTTCCTATCAAGTTCATTCGCTTGCCATGATTGAGCCGACGCGGTCCTATGCTCCGCTAATTTCCTCGCCGCGGACGCCAGTGGCTCAAAATCCGCGGTTGAGTCAGCATCAGTTGGTGTTATCAGGTGGGAAAGATGATTTGGGTGCACTAGAAATGCTGGAAAACAGTGTCAAGAAACTGAAGAGTCCACATGCCTCACCTGGACCAAGGCTAAGTAAGGAACAAATCGATTCTGCCATCGAATTACTGACTGATTGGCTTATTGAGTCATGTGGGTCAGTGTCGCTTTCGTGCCTTGAGCACCCAAAGTTCAAAGCCTTGCTTAGTCAGTTAGGTTTGCCTTCAATACCTCGAACCGACATTTTAGGAGCTCGGCTCGACTCCAAGTTTGAAGAGGCCAAAGCTGATTCAGAAGCCAGGATTAGAGATGCAGCGTCTTTTCAAATTGCTTCAGATGGCTGGAAGAATAAGAACTGCTGTGGCGAAGAGAGTGTAGTTAAATTTATGGTCAATCTTCCAAATGGTACTACTGTGTTTCAAAAAGCACTATTTACAGGGGGACTGGTATCATCCAAGTATGCCGAAGAGGTTATTTTGGATACGGTCAACGAGATTTGTGGGAGTGATCTGCAGAAATGTGTGGGGATAATTGCAGATAAGTATAAGGCCAAGGCGTTGAGGAATTTGGAGATAAAGTATCATTGGATGGTAAATCTCTCTTGCCAGCTTCAGGGTTTTATTAGTTTGATAAAGGATTTTAACAAAGAGCTTCCACTTTTCAGGGTAGTTACTGAAAATTGCTTGAAGGTTGCAAACTTTGTAAGCACCAAATCTCAAGTTAGGGATTGTTTAAACAAGTATAAGGTGCAGGAGTTAGAGGGCCATTTGTTGCTTCATGTTCCTTCGCCAAACTGTGATACATCCAAAAACTTTTCTCCTGTTTATGCTATGCTTGATGATTTGCTTAGCTGTGCTCATGTGCTTCAAATGGCTGTGTTAGACGAGTCCTATAAGCTGGCATGCATGGAGGATTCACTTGCCACTGAGGTTTCTAGTCTGATACAAAATGAACGCTTTTGGGATGAAGTAGAGGCAGTTCATTCATTTGTAAAGATGATCCGAGGGATGGCTCGAGAGATTGAAGCCGAAAGGCCACTGATAGGGCAATGCTTGCCTCTTTGGGAAGAGCTGAGATCAAAAGTGAAGGAATGGTGTGCAAAATACAGCATAGCCGAAGAGCCAGtggaaaaaattatagaaaagcGGTTTAGGAAAAATTATCATCCAGCATGGTCAGCTGCATTTATTCTGGACCCTCTTTACTTGAGGAGGGACATAAATGGGAAATATCTTCCACCCTTCAAGTGCCTTTCGCAAGATCAGGAAAAGGATGTGGATTCACTTGTTAATCGGTTGGTGTCCAGGGAAGAAGCTCATGTCGCATTCATGGAGCTTATGAAATGGAGATCCGAAGGACTAGACCCACTTTATGCTCAGGCAGTTCAGGTTAAACAACGAGACCCTTTAACTGGAAAGATGAAAATTGCCAACCCACAGAGTAGGCGCCTTGTCTGGGAAACTTGCCTAAGCGAGTTTAAGACCCTTGCCAAGGTTGCACTAAGGCTCATTTTCCTCCATTCAACATCTTGTGGCTACAAGTGTAAATGTTCTATCATGAATTTGGTTTGCTCGCATCGACACTCCAGGGTCGGCTTGGAGAAAGCTCAGAAGATGGTATTTGTTGCAGCTCATGCCAAGCTTGAAAGGGGTGACTTTTCTAACGAGGGAGACAAAGATGCAGAACTATTTTCAATGGCAGATGGTGAAAATGACATACTCAATGAG gaaagaaaaagaaaaggacaatTACACTGA
- the LOC111808672 gene encoding uncharacterized protein LOC111808672 isoform X5 encodes MASTNSPPNIDSSELTEDLATKALNKRYECLVTVRTKAIKGKGAWYWAHLEPVLIRNPSNSLPKAVKLKCSLCDSVFSASNPSRTASEHLKRGTCPNLSSISLSNASASPLPISSIPSPTFHNHKKRSSPMNAPILTASYQVHSLAMIEPTRSYAPLISSPRTPVAQNPRLSQHQLVLSGGKDDLGALEMLENSVKKLKSPHASPGPRLSKEQIDSAIELLTDWLIESCGSVSLSCLEHPKFKALLSQLGLPSIPRTDILGARLDSKFEEAKADSEARIRDAASFQIASDGWKNKNCCGEESVVKFMVNLPNGTTVFQKALFTGGLVSSKYAEEVILDTVNEICGSDLQKCVGIIADKYKAKALRNLEIKYHWMVNLSCQLQGFISLIKDFNKELPLFRVVTENCLKVANFVSTKSQVRDCLNKYKVQELEGHLLLHVPSPNCDTSKNFSPVYAMLDDLLSCAHVLQMAVLDESYKLACMEDSLATEVSSLIQNERFWDEVEAVHSFVKMIRGMAREIEAERPLIGQCLPLWEELRSKVKEWCAKYSIAEEPVEKIIEKRFRKNYHPAWSAAFILDPLYLRRDINGKYLPPFKCLSQDQEKDVDSLVNRLVSREEAHVAFMELMKWRSEGLDPLYAQAVQVKQRDPLTGKMKIANPQSRRLVWETCLSEFKTLAKVALRLIFLHSTSCGYKCKCSIMNLVCSHRHSRVGLEKAQKMVFVAAHAKLERGDFSNEGDKDAELFSMADGENDILNEVFSDAPSMDGYEFLDLQNRGQ; translated from the exons ATGGCTTCCACGAACTCACCGCCTAACATTGACTCTTCGGAGTTGACGGAGGATTTAGCGACGAAGGCTTTGAATAAACGGTATGAGTGCCTTGTAACTGTTCGAACGAAGGCTATTAAGGGGAAAGGAGCTTGGTATTGGGCTCATTTGGAGCCTGTTCTTATACGGAATCCTAGTAATAGTCTTCCGAAAGCGGTGAAGCTCAAGTGTTCTTTGTGCGATTCTGTTTTTTCGGCTTCGAACCCTTCGCGGACTGCATCTGAGCATTTGAAGCGAGGCACTTGTCCTAATTTGAGCTCCATTTCTCTGTCTAATGCTTCGGCGTCGCCGTTGCCGATATCGTCCATCCCTTCTCCGACATTTCACAACCACAAGAAGCGAAGCTCCCCAATGAATGCTCCAATTCTTACTGCTTCCTATCAAGTTCATTCGCTTGCCATGATTGAGCCGACGCGGTCCTATGCTCCGCTAATTTCCTCGCCGCGGACGCCAGTGGCTCAAAATCCGCGGTTGAGTCAGCATCAGTTGGTGTTATCAGGTGGGAAAGATGATTTGGGTGCACTAGAAATGCTGGAAAACAGTGTCAAGAAACTGAAGAGTCCACATGCCTCACCTGGACCAAGGCTAAGTAAGGAACAAATCGATTCTGCCATCGAATTACTGACTGATTGGCTTATTGAGTCATGTGGGTCAGTGTCGCTTTCGTGCCTTGAGCACCCAAAGTTCAAAGCCTTGCTTAGTCAGTTAGGTTTGCCTTCAATACCTCGAACCGACATTTTAGGAGCTCGGCTCGACTCCAAGTTTGAAGAGGCCAAAGCTGATTCAGAAGCCAGGATTAGAGATGCAGCGTCTTTTCAAATTGCTTCAGATGGCTGGAAGAATAAGAACTGCTGTGGCGAAGAGAGTGTAGTTAAATTTATGGTCAATCTTCCAAATGGTACTACTGTGTTTCAAAAAGCACTATTTACAGGGGGACTGGTATCATCCAAGTATGCCGAAGAGGTTATTTTGGATACGGTCAACGAGATTTGTGGGAGTGATCTGCAGAAATGTGTGGGGATAATTGCAGATAAGTATAAGGCCAAGGCGTTGAGGAATTTGGAGATAAAGTATCATTGGATGGTAAATCTCTCTTGCCAGCTTCAGGGTTTTATTAGTTTGATAAAGGATTTTAACAAAGAGCTTCCACTTTTCAGGGTAGTTACTGAAAATTGCTTGAAGGTTGCAAACTTTGTAAGCACCAAATCTCAAGTTAGGGATTGTTTAAACAAGTATAAGGTGCAGGAGTTAGAGGGCCATTTGTTGCTTCATGTTCCTTCGCCAAACTGTGATACATCCAAAAACTTTTCTCCTGTTTATGCTATGCTTGATGATTTGCTTAGCTGTGCTCATGTGCTTCAAATGGCTGTGTTAGACGAGTCCTATAAGCTGGCATGCATGGAGGATTCACTTGCCACTGAGGTTTCTAGTCTGATACAAAATGAACGCTTTTGGGATGAAGTAGAGGCAGTTCATTCATTTGTAAAGATGATCCGAGGGATGGCTCGAGAGATTGAAGCCGAAAGGCCACTGATAGGGCAATGCTTGCCTCTTTGGGAAGAGCTGAGATCAAAAGTGAAGGAATGGTGTGCAAAATACAGCATAGCCGAAGAGCCAGtggaaaaaattatagaaaagcGGTTTAGGAAAAATTATCATCCAGCATGGTCAGCTGCATTTATTCTGGACCCTCTTTACTTGAGGAGGGACATAAATGGGAAATATCTTCCACCCTTCAAGTGCCTTTCGCAAGATCAGGAAAAGGATGTGGATTCACTTGTTAATCGGTTGGTGTCCAGGGAAGAAGCTCATGTCGCATTCATGGAGCTTATGAAATGGAGATCCGAAGGACTAGACCCACTTTATGCTCAGGCAGTTCAGGTTAAACAACGAGACCCTTTAACTGGAAAGATGAAAATTGCCAACCCACAGAGTAGGCGCCTTGTCTGGGAAACTTGCCTAAGCGAGTTTAAGACCCTTGCCAAGGTTGCACTAAGGCTCATTTTCCTCCATTCAACATCTTGTGGCTACAAGTGTAAATGTTCTATCATGAATTTGGTTTGCTCGCATCGACACTCCAGGGTCGGCTTGGAGAAAGCTCAGAAGATGGTATTTGTTGCAGCTCATGCCAAGCTTGAAAGGGGTGACTTTTCTAACGAGGGAGACAAAGATGCAGAACTATTTTCAATGGCAGATGGTGAAAATGACATACTCAATGAGGTCTTTTCTGATGCACCCTCAAT GGATGGTTATGAATTTCTAGACTTGCAGAACAGAGGGCAGTAA
- the LOC111808672 gene encoding uncharacterized protein LOC111808672 isoform X10: MASTNSPPNIDSSELTEDLATKALNKRYECLVTVRTKAIKGKGAWYWAHLEPVLIRNPSNSLPKAVKLKCSLCDSVFSASNPSRTASEHLKRGTCPNLSSISLSNASASPLPISSIPSPTFHNHKKRSSPMNAPILTASYQVHSLAMIEPTRSYAPLISSPRTPVAQNPRLSQHQLVLSGGKDDLGALEMLENSVKKLKSPHASPGPRLSKEQIDSAIELLTDWLIESCGSVSLSCLEHPKFKALLSQLGLPSIPRTDILGARLDSKFEEAKADSEARIRDAASFQIASDGWKNKNCCGEESVVKFMVNLPNGTTVFQKALFTGGLVSSKYAEEVILDTVNEICGSDLQKCVGIIADKYKAKALRNLEIKYHWMVNLSCQLQGFISLIKDFNKELPLFRVVTENCLKVANFVSTKSQVRDCLNKYKVQELEGHLLLHVPSPNCDTSKNFSPVYAMLDDLLSCAHVLQMAVLDESYKLACMEDSLATEVSSLIQNERFWDEVEAVHSFVKMIRGMAREIEAERPLIGQCLPLWEELRSKVKEWCAKYSIAEEPVEKIIEKRFRKNYHPAWSAAFILDPLYLRRDINGKYLPPFKCLSQDQEKDVDSLVNRLVSREEAHVAFMELMKWRSEGLDPLYAQAVQVKQRDPLTGKMKIANPQSRRLVWETCLSEFKTLAKVALRLIFLHSTSCGYKCKCSIMNLVCSHRHSRVGLEKAQKMVFVAAHAKLERGDFSNEGDKDAELFSMADGENDILNEGWL; the protein is encoded by the exons ATGGCTTCCACGAACTCACCGCCTAACATTGACTCTTCGGAGTTGACGGAGGATTTAGCGACGAAGGCTTTGAATAAACGGTATGAGTGCCTTGTAACTGTTCGAACGAAGGCTATTAAGGGGAAAGGAGCTTGGTATTGGGCTCATTTGGAGCCTGTTCTTATACGGAATCCTAGTAATAGTCTTCCGAAAGCGGTGAAGCTCAAGTGTTCTTTGTGCGATTCTGTTTTTTCGGCTTCGAACCCTTCGCGGACTGCATCTGAGCATTTGAAGCGAGGCACTTGTCCTAATTTGAGCTCCATTTCTCTGTCTAATGCTTCGGCGTCGCCGTTGCCGATATCGTCCATCCCTTCTCCGACATTTCACAACCACAAGAAGCGAAGCTCCCCAATGAATGCTCCAATTCTTACTGCTTCCTATCAAGTTCATTCGCTTGCCATGATTGAGCCGACGCGGTCCTATGCTCCGCTAATTTCCTCGCCGCGGACGCCAGTGGCTCAAAATCCGCGGTTGAGTCAGCATCAGTTGGTGTTATCAGGTGGGAAAGATGATTTGGGTGCACTAGAAATGCTGGAAAACAGTGTCAAGAAACTGAAGAGTCCACATGCCTCACCTGGACCAAGGCTAAGTAAGGAACAAATCGATTCTGCCATCGAATTACTGACTGATTGGCTTATTGAGTCATGTGGGTCAGTGTCGCTTTCGTGCCTTGAGCACCCAAAGTTCAAAGCCTTGCTTAGTCAGTTAGGTTTGCCTTCAATACCTCGAACCGACATTTTAGGAGCTCGGCTCGACTCCAAGTTTGAAGAGGCCAAAGCTGATTCAGAAGCCAGGATTAGAGATGCAGCGTCTTTTCAAATTGCTTCAGATGGCTGGAAGAATAAGAACTGCTGTGGCGAAGAGAGTGTAGTTAAATTTATGGTCAATCTTCCAAATGGTACTACTGTGTTTCAAAAAGCACTATTTACAGGGGGACTGGTATCATCCAAGTATGCCGAAGAGGTTATTTTGGATACGGTCAACGAGATTTGTGGGAGTGATCTGCAGAAATGTGTGGGGATAATTGCAGATAAGTATAAGGCCAAGGCGTTGAGGAATTTGGAGATAAAGTATCATTGGATGGTAAATCTCTCTTGCCAGCTTCAGGGTTTTATTAGTTTGATAAAGGATTTTAACAAAGAGCTTCCACTTTTCAGGGTAGTTACTGAAAATTGCTTGAAGGTTGCAAACTTTGTAAGCACCAAATCTCAAGTTAGGGATTGTTTAAACAAGTATAAGGTGCAGGAGTTAGAGGGCCATTTGTTGCTTCATGTTCCTTCGCCAAACTGTGATACATCCAAAAACTTTTCTCCTGTTTATGCTATGCTTGATGATTTGCTTAGCTGTGCTCATGTGCTTCAAATGGCTGTGTTAGACGAGTCCTATAAGCTGGCATGCATGGAGGATTCACTTGCCACTGAGGTTTCTAGTCTGATACAAAATGAACGCTTTTGGGATGAAGTAGAGGCAGTTCATTCATTTGTAAAGATGATCCGAGGGATGGCTCGAGAGATTGAAGCCGAAAGGCCACTGATAGGGCAATGCTTGCCTCTTTGGGAAGAGCTGAGATCAAAAGTGAAGGAATGGTGTGCAAAATACAGCATAGCCGAAGAGCCAGtggaaaaaattatagaaaagcGGTTTAGGAAAAATTATCATCCAGCATGGTCAGCTGCATTTATTCTGGACCCTCTTTACTTGAGGAGGGACATAAATGGGAAATATCTTCCACCCTTCAAGTGCCTTTCGCAAGATCAGGAAAAGGATGTGGATTCACTTGTTAATCGGTTGGTGTCCAGGGAAGAAGCTCATGTCGCATTCATGGAGCTTATGAAATGGAGATCCGAAGGACTAGACCCACTTTATGCTCAGGCAGTTCAGGTTAAACAACGAGACCCTTTAACTGGAAAGATGAAAATTGCCAACCCACAGAGTAGGCGCCTTGTCTGGGAAACTTGCCTAAGCGAGTTTAAGACCCTTGCCAAGGTTGCACTAAGGCTCATTTTCCTCCATTCAACATCTTGTGGCTACAAGTGTAAATGTTCTATCATGAATTTGGTTTGCTCGCATCGACACTCCAGGGTCGGCTTGGAGAAAGCTCAGAAGATGGTATTTGTTGCAGCTCATGCCAAGCTTGAAAGGGGTGACTTTTCTAACGAGGGAGACAAAGATGCAGAACTATTTTCAATGGCAGATGGTGAAAATGACATACTCAATGAG GGATGGTTATGA
- the LOC111808672 gene encoding uncharacterized protein LOC111808672 isoform X7: MASTNSPPNIDSSELTEDLATKALNKRYECLVTVRTKAIKGKGAWYWAHLEPVLIRNPSNSLPKAVKLKCSLCDSVFSASNPSRTASEHLKRGTCPNLSSISLSNASASPLPISSIPSPTFHNHKKRSSPMNAPILTASYQVHSLAMIEPTRSYAPLISSPRTPVAQNPRLSQHQLVLSGGKDDLGALEMLENSVKKLKSPHASPGPRLSKEQIDSAIELLTDWLIESCGSVSLSCLEHPKFKALLSQLGLPSIPRTDILGARLDSKFEEAKADSEARIRDAASFQIASDGWKNKNCCGEESVVKFMVNLPNGTTVFQKALFTGGLVSSKYAEEVILDTVNEICGSDLQKCVGIIADKYKAKALRNLEIKYHWMVNLSCQLQGFISLIKDFNKELPLFRVVTENCLKVANFVSTKSQVRDCLNKYKVQELEGHLLLHVPSPNCDTSKNFSPVYAMLDDLLSCAHVLQMAVLDESYKLACMEDSLATEVSSLIQNERFWDEVEAVHSFVKMIRGMAREIEAERPLIGQCLPLWEELRSKVKEWCAKYSIAEEPVEKIIEKRFRKNYHPAWSAAFILDPLYLRRDINGKYLPPFKCLSQDQEKDVDSLVNRLVSREEAHVAFMELMKWRSEGLDPLYAQAVQVKQRDPLTGKMKIANPQSRRLVWETCLSEFKTLAKVALRLIFLHSTSCGYKCKCSIMNLVCSHRHSRVGLEKAQKMVFVAAHAKLERGDFSNEGDKDAELFSMADGENDILNEIEPCTDKIYTAA; encoded by the exons ATGGCTTCCACGAACTCACCGCCTAACATTGACTCTTCGGAGTTGACGGAGGATTTAGCGACGAAGGCTTTGAATAAACGGTATGAGTGCCTTGTAACTGTTCGAACGAAGGCTATTAAGGGGAAAGGAGCTTGGTATTGGGCTCATTTGGAGCCTGTTCTTATACGGAATCCTAGTAATAGTCTTCCGAAAGCGGTGAAGCTCAAGTGTTCTTTGTGCGATTCTGTTTTTTCGGCTTCGAACCCTTCGCGGACTGCATCTGAGCATTTGAAGCGAGGCACTTGTCCTAATTTGAGCTCCATTTCTCTGTCTAATGCTTCGGCGTCGCCGTTGCCGATATCGTCCATCCCTTCTCCGACATTTCACAACCACAAGAAGCGAAGCTCCCCAATGAATGCTCCAATTCTTACTGCTTCCTATCAAGTTCATTCGCTTGCCATGATTGAGCCGACGCGGTCCTATGCTCCGCTAATTTCCTCGCCGCGGACGCCAGTGGCTCAAAATCCGCGGTTGAGTCAGCATCAGTTGGTGTTATCAGGTGGGAAAGATGATTTGGGTGCACTAGAAATGCTGGAAAACAGTGTCAAGAAACTGAAGAGTCCACATGCCTCACCTGGACCAAGGCTAAGTAAGGAACAAATCGATTCTGCCATCGAATTACTGACTGATTGGCTTATTGAGTCATGTGGGTCAGTGTCGCTTTCGTGCCTTGAGCACCCAAAGTTCAAAGCCTTGCTTAGTCAGTTAGGTTTGCCTTCAATACCTCGAACCGACATTTTAGGAGCTCGGCTCGACTCCAAGTTTGAAGAGGCCAAAGCTGATTCAGAAGCCAGGATTAGAGATGCAGCGTCTTTTCAAATTGCTTCAGATGGCTGGAAGAATAAGAACTGCTGTGGCGAAGAGAGTGTAGTTAAATTTATGGTCAATCTTCCAAATGGTACTACTGTGTTTCAAAAAGCACTATTTACAGGGGGACTGGTATCATCCAAGTATGCCGAAGAGGTTATTTTGGATACGGTCAACGAGATTTGTGGGAGTGATCTGCAGAAATGTGTGGGGATAATTGCAGATAAGTATAAGGCCAAGGCGTTGAGGAATTTGGAGATAAAGTATCATTGGATGGTAAATCTCTCTTGCCAGCTTCAGGGTTTTATTAGTTTGATAAAGGATTTTAACAAAGAGCTTCCACTTTTCAGGGTAGTTACTGAAAATTGCTTGAAGGTTGCAAACTTTGTAAGCACCAAATCTCAAGTTAGGGATTGTTTAAACAAGTATAAGGTGCAGGAGTTAGAGGGCCATTTGTTGCTTCATGTTCCTTCGCCAAACTGTGATACATCCAAAAACTTTTCTCCTGTTTATGCTATGCTTGATGATTTGCTTAGCTGTGCTCATGTGCTTCAAATGGCTGTGTTAGACGAGTCCTATAAGCTGGCATGCATGGAGGATTCACTTGCCACTGAGGTTTCTAGTCTGATACAAAATGAACGCTTTTGGGATGAAGTAGAGGCAGTTCATTCATTTGTAAAGATGATCCGAGGGATGGCTCGAGAGATTGAAGCCGAAAGGCCACTGATAGGGCAATGCTTGCCTCTTTGGGAAGAGCTGAGATCAAAAGTGAAGGAATGGTGTGCAAAATACAGCATAGCCGAAGAGCCAGtggaaaaaattatagaaaagcGGTTTAGGAAAAATTATCATCCAGCATGGTCAGCTGCATTTATTCTGGACCCTCTTTACTTGAGGAGGGACATAAATGGGAAATATCTTCCACCCTTCAAGTGCCTTTCGCAAGATCAGGAAAAGGATGTGGATTCACTTGTTAATCGGTTGGTGTCCAGGGAAGAAGCTCATGTCGCATTCATGGAGCTTATGAAATGGAGATCCGAAGGACTAGACCCACTTTATGCTCAGGCAGTTCAGGTTAAACAACGAGACCCTTTAACTGGAAAGATGAAAATTGCCAACCCACAGAGTAGGCGCCTTGTCTGGGAAACTTGCCTAAGCGAGTTTAAGACCCTTGCCAAGGTTGCACTAAGGCTCATTTTCCTCCATTCAACATCTTGTGGCTACAAGTGTAAATGTTCTATCATGAATTTGGTTTGCTCGCATCGACACTCCAGGGTCGGCTTGGAGAAAGCTCAGAAGATGGTATTTGTTGCAGCTCATGCCAAGCTTGAAAGGGGTGACTTTTCTAACGAGGGAGACAAAGATGCAGAACTATTTTCAATGGCAGATGGTGAAAATGACATACTCAATGAG ATTGAGCCATGTACTGATAAAATCTACACAGCTGCATGA